Within Sardina pilchardus chromosome 21, fSarPil1.1, whole genome shotgun sequence, the genomic segment cggcgctcggggagcagtgagggtttaggtgccttgctcaagggcacttcagctgtggactggtcggggatcgaagcggcaaccctccggttacaagcttgaagccctaaccagtaggccacagctgccccgccttcaaccctctctctgttctcctccatttcactagcTGCTCTAAGCTCACGTTGCATCTCATTATCACGTTACCAGGACCACAGCTAGCTAGACCAGCCAgatcacacacatgcttatgcTTAGCAATACATTTGGAGCGTTTCCGATTGGGTGAACTAGTGTTTTGCTGTTGTGCGGCGCAGTGGATGACGTCGGCGAGAAGCTGGACATCGGCGACACGCCGCTGAAGATCAGCACGGCGGTGACGCAGGACGACGGCGACTCCAAAGAGGACGGCTACGGCTCCGACGTCATCAAGGTGTACATCTTCAAGGCCGAGGCCGACGACGACGTGGAGATCGGCAAGTGCAGTGCACCAACACGTTCCTTTGCATCAGCACAGCAGcgccttttgttttctttctccgaGATTGTTAGAATAATTGCTCAAATAATGGGCAAGTTAATGGCTGTCTGAGGTTGTTTTGAAAGAAAGGAGAATAATATTCACCTCCTCATCCTACAGCTTACATTGTCTGTGGGGAAATGACGGAAATAATGAgattttttaataataatgtGAAAAGTAATCATTCATTTGATTTGTATAGCACTTTTTTTCAGGAAGTGAAATGTTGTTTACAACTCTTGCTGACTGCTCATTAAATTCATCTGGATTAGGGGCATAGCCTGCCGTGACTTGGGTTATAAATCACTAaaacatgtctctctctgtgtgtgtgtgtgtctgtgtgtgtctgtgtgtgtgtgtgtctgtgtgtgtgtctgtgtctgtgtctgtgtgtgtgtgtgtctgtgtctgtgtctgtgtctgtgtctgtgtctgtgtctgtgtgtgtgtgtgtgtgtgtgtgtgtgtgtgtgtgtgtgtgtgtgagtaggtggcACAGAGGTGGTGACGGAGAGTGACTTCCAGAACGGCCATGCGGTGCTGGAGCCGGCGGTGGCGGCGCGGTTGCCGCGGGAGAAGATGGTGTACATGACCGTGAAGGACAGTAGCCAAGGAGACGAGGACATGAGTAAGACTCACCACTAGTCTATAGTGCTCAAGTGTAACCTGAGGAAGGACTGATAGGCCCAAAATATCAcggtattatattatatcaaaTGATTGGGAGGAAAATTTGGTTGCAGCAAACTTTTCCTCTTCTTATTATGGTATTATCGGCAATATGGAGTATTGTGATATGGTACCACAAATCTGCATACCGCACAAAATGTGATACAATAATCAGAAGCAATACTAAGTCATGTTGTATCCTGTAGCATGTATTTGTCATTGTTTCAGACATTTGGACAATGATGGTGATGAGACAATCCATGTATAAGCcttggctaatagttgggaaattacgataAAAAGTTggccccctgcaccccccctcccccccttgcAGACTGTGCGGAGATGGCAGACCAGGTGTACATGGAGGTGATCgtaggggaggaggaggcctcAGCCATCCAGGAGGCCCAGCTGGACGACTCCCCCGCCAACAAGACCCTGGTGCCCGTGGCCTGGGCGGCCGCTTATGGTGAGGCAGTGGTCTCTTCCTCGGGCCTGTCACTGTCCTGTGTCGCTATTGGTTGGTGGCGGGATTAGGAAGGGGACTCGCATCTACttcaagggaaaaaaataaacaggtcTGAAGTAGTTCAGAGGTTTACTCAGAATGGAATGGTGgtgaataaacacatacacacactgacaagcaCTTGAGGACAATATGCTGTTATTATCAGCCTTTAGTGCATTAGTCCAGTATCAATTGTGCTGCAAATGCAATACATGCTTAGgtttaaggttagggttaggattagatCAAGTTTTATTGATATTTACTAATGAATTTATGAATTTTAATTGATCAGTAATTAGAATTCTTCTGCTCAAGAGCCAGCTTAACTTTAAAGAATAATTAATTGATTAGTAGAATAAAGAGAAGACATGTTAATTCCCAATAAACAAGACTGAAAAGTGGATGAGTATTAGAAAAATAAgaagatttttaaaaataacaacaagttGCAGAACATTGCTGGATTATGTATTACCTAAGCACCCCCATGGTTAGACCTCATTTCAAGTGTGTATCAAAACGGCACCTGCAGACCGTGGCCATTGACGCCCCCTCTGTTACCTGCAGGTAATAACCTGGAGGGCCGGCTGGAGGGCAAACCGGGGGCGGTGACGCCGTACCTGCAGATCAGCGACAGCATCAGCACCAACCGCGTGCTCAAGCAGAaggtcaagaagaagaagaagggcgCAGAAGGGCGGCAGTGCCAGACAGGTGGGCATGACAGGGGCATCACAGGGGCATCACAGGGGCATCACAGGGGCATCACGTAGGCATCACATGGGGCATCACAGGGGCATCACAGGGGCATCACAGGGGCATCACGTAGGCATCACAGGGGCATCACGTAGGCATCACAGGGGCATCACAGGGGCATCACAGGGGCATTAGAGTCACTGCAAGAATGTGTGATATAGTTACGGAGGTCAAAAGCCAAAACACTCATTTTGGTGGCTGGTTTATTATTGCGTAACAGAAGCACATAACACATAAAGTGGTGTGATGGATTATTAATATAAGTTAATAATTCATATTGAATATTTAGATAATGTAGTTTCATGGTAATGTCTTCTAATGTAGAGGTTAGTGATATTAATGTATGATGATGAGAACTTACACAAGAAAAATGATCTGATAACAggtatataaatacatatattatgCTATACTATAACATATTGTAATCTGTCTCCTCCCTGCCCCCTTCTTTCGACCCTGTGTCGGACCTCCCCAGCGGTAATCATCGGTCCAGATGGCCAGCCCCTGACCGTGTACCCGTGTCACATCTGCGGCAAGAAGTTCCGCTCCCGGGGGTTCCTCAAGCGGCACATGAAGAACCACCCGGACCACATGCTGAAGAAGAAGTTCCAGTGCACCGACTGCGACTTCACCACCAACAAGAAGGCCAGCTTCCACAACCACCTGGAGGGCCACAAGCTCAGCTCCAGCGCCAAGAACGAGCGGGAGCgcgagcgggagcgggagcgcgaGCGTCCGCCCGAGTACAGCGAGTACACGCGGCGCTACCACGAGGCCACCAGCCCGCTGGGCTCCAACATGCTGATCCTGCGCGACAAGGACGAGCCCAAGATGCACCAGTGCAAGTACTGCGAGTACGAGACGGCCGAGCAGGGGCTGCTCAACCGCCACCTGCTGGCCGTGCACAGCCGCAACTTCGCCCACGTGTGCGTGGAGTGCGCCAAGGGCTTCCGGCACCCGTCCGAGCTCAAGaagcacatgcgcacgcacacgggCGAGAAGCCCTTCCAGTGCGCGCACTGCCCGTTCCGCTGCGCCGACCAGTCCAACCTGAAGACGCACGTCAAGAGCAAGCACGGCTCGGACCTGCCGTACAAGTGCACGCACTGCCCGCAGGCCTTCGCCGACGACAAGGAGCTGCAGCGGCACGCCGAGGCGCTCCAGGGCCACAAGACGCACCAGTGTCCGCACTGCGAGCACAAGAGCACCAACTCGAGCGACCTGAAGCGCCACGTCATCTCGGTGCACACCAAGGACTTCCCGCACAAGTGCGAGGTGTGCGAGAAGGGCTTCCACCGGCCCAGCGAGCTCAAGAAGCACTCGGAGACGCACAAGGGCAACCGCGTGCACCAGTGCCGGCACTGCGACTTCAAGACGTCGGACCCGTTCGCGCTCAGCCGCCACATCCTGTCGGTGCACACCAAGGAGCTGCCGTTCAAGTGCAAGCGCTGCAAGCGCGGCTTccgccagcagggggagctcaaGAAGCACATGAAGACGCACAGCGGCCGCAAGGTCTACCAGTGCCAGTACTGCGAGTACAACACCACGGACGCTTCGGGCTTCAAGCGCCACGTCATATCCATCCACACCAAGGACTACCCGCACCGCTGCGATTACTGCACCAAGGGCTTCCGGCGGCCCTCGGAGAAGAGCCAACACATAATGAGACACCACAAAGAGACGTTGATGtagacgcacgcacacgcacacacacacacacacacacacacacacacacacacacacacacaaatgtatacacatcatacatgtacacacttaCACTTCTTCACCCTGGTGCCACAGATGAGCTGTTACGCACACCAGGATTGTGGGGAGACGGAGCATTTTAGACATCTAACGGCGATAACACTCTAATCAGCAGCAGTCCACGTTTTAATTGgttttattttatgttattttattttatttaggtTGTTACCCCCTCCCGTTTTCCCGAGGAACAGGTCTTAAACTGACTCACAGCTACAGATGTGGTGAAACGAGTGTGAGTGGTGAGTTGCAGAGCCCAGATAGGAGAACTCGTGTCAGTTTTTAATTTCTCTAGCACCGCAGCAACaacgcagaaaaaaaaaaacactgattgACATTCAGGGGTCTCAAATGTCTCTATTTTTATATCCACTTTTCTGAACCGCTGCTGGCGGACATGCAGTGCTACTCGATCAGCAGGAAGTGGTGCTCAGAGTAACTCTGCGTCAGCCTCTCACTTCCCCCCGAGTAGCGTACGGTTTGCCGTCGATCTTGCAGCTTCACGCGTCAGTGCAGTGTGGTGTGCCGTGGCGTACCGGAGCCCCAGGCAACGGGCTCGACGTATTTGTTTACCGTTTtagtatgtaaaaaaaaaacgttcttttacCTGTTGTTCTTTTTAAAGCCAATCAACTCAATCATGTCAAAAATCAATGTAGGCAGGTTTGTGGTATGTGATGTTTTTTCACTCGTTCACacacctgtgtgcgtgtgtgtgtgtgtgtgtgtgtgtgtgcgtgtgtgtgtgcgtgtgtgtgtgaatgtgtgtgtgtgtgtaattgtggaAACGTTTGCATCCACTCCTGTAATGGACACGG encodes:
- the znf711 gene encoding zinc finger protein 711; amino-acid sequence: MDKGGGLLELHSQDLKMPHAMIMQDFVAGMGGMAHIDGDHIVVSVPEAVLVSDVVTDEGILLEQALEAEVVEASDLDDEAAGVIMAHEPMLGAEVAIEEALEDEEEEDEEEEVAALEEGEDEDQHHHHHHVLMASDLIEAEVEEEEEEEEEEGGVSVDEEVGVFVGDPLEHELVSEEVMVAEGGEAAVIQAHKGVPASTVTINTEADEDGKTISEDYLMISLDDVGEKLDIGDTPLKISTAVTQDDGDSKEDGYGSDVIKVYIFKAEADDDVEIGGTEVVTESDFQNGHAVLEPAVAARLPREKMVYMTVKDSSQGDEDMNCAEMADQVYMEVIVGEEEASAIQEAQLDDSPANKTLVPVAWAAAYGNNLEGRLEGKPGAVTPYLQISDSISTNRVLKQKVKKKKKGAEGRQCQTAVIIGPDGQPLTVYPCHICGKKFRSRGFLKRHMKNHPDHMLKKKFQCTDCDFTTNKKASFHNHLEGHKLSSSAKNERERERERERERPPEYSEYTRRYHEATSPLGSNMLILRDKDEPKMHQCKYCEYETAEQGLLNRHLLAVHSRNFAHVCVECAKGFRHPSELKKHMRTHTGEKPFQCAHCPFRCADQSNLKTHVKSKHGSDLPYKCTHCPQAFADDKELQRHAEALQGHKTHQCPHCEHKSTNSSDLKRHVISVHTKDFPHKCEVCEKGFHRPSELKKHSETHKGNRVHQCRHCDFKTSDPFALSRHILSVHTKELPFKCKRCKRGFRQQGELKKHMKTHSGRKVYQCQYCEYNTTDASGFKRHVISIHTKDYPHRCDYCTKGFRRPSEKSQHIMRHHKETLM